DNA from Delphinus delphis chromosome 8, mDelDel1.2, whole genome shotgun sequence:
ataattatacaGGGATAATGGATGTAAATCAGGACTGTTCCAAGCAATCTGGGATTATTTTAGGCAGCTTCAGTGGAAACTTACAAATGTAGTTGCTCACATATCTTTGAATATTTCTTAGAATATTCATGTAGCAGATCACATGGAGAACAATTTTGTCATCTGGAGGATGACAGGATTAAAACCTTTAGGTACATCTCCTGGTAATACCTTAGCCTGCACACATCCATCGAGTAACTTTGTaaaggggcgtgtgtgtgtgtgtgtgtgtgtgtgtgtgtgtgtgtgtgtgtgtgtgtgtgtgtgtgcttctttgCATATGTGATGTGATAttttaatctcttcatatatagTAAAAGCTGGCCTATGGCCCTTAGTAGAGCTGAGAGTAGGTGGTGTTTGGGGCGGGGGGTGTCTCCACTGTTCTGAGCAGCTCATGGTGCTAGAAACATTTTGTCTGAGGTGCTTTCCGTATCACCTACAAGTCtgacctaacttttttttttgtcctattcTCAAAACTCCctttgaaaatttagaaatagtGGCTGAAATTAGTTTGGGATCATCCTCTCTTAATGTCAAGTGTAAGTGCCAAGCTTTAATGAAGGATAGGAAAACTGAGGGTCCCCCCCCTCCAATTCAACACTAAACAACATTAAGTCCTTGGAGATAAGGAGAAGTCTGAGTAGAACACCTGCGTCCCAAGATGCTAGGTAAACATCATCATCCAGGCTGTAAACAAAGACAGTACAATTTCTTCCCTGTAGGGACACATCTCTGAGAAATTCCCAGGGGGTTGAAACTGTATCTAATCAGATCCCTGAGACCATCAAGTAGCATAAAGTTCTTCATGATATGCCAGCTGGGGTTCTGGTGAAAATGAGCgttgctgttttttttctcctaaagttGATGTATATACCATCTGGGAAAATCCACAAACAGAAATCTTGGTCTGTTCCTAGAGCACCTTGGAGACTGGGGTCTGTAAAAGCTCTGATTCTCAGCACCAACGGAATCAGAAGAGTTAAAGCTTGAGGCTGTCTTCTTTATGCACTAACACCATTTTCTCCTTTGAGATAATGGAAAAAGAGATTGCATAGGGCCCAGGACTTTGGGGGGCAAGGAGGAGGAAGGTGAATGTCTGACTCCTCTTTTCCTGATGGCTTTCTTTTAAACTCACAAATAAGGGGTCTGGGATGTATTGAGCCCTTCCCTACTCTTAACACTGACTCTGGTGTGAAATGCAGTGAAGGGACCGAGAGGAGGAAGGTAGGAGGTGCAAACAGAGGGGACACTCTTGGCTTTCTCCCCATGGCGGGAACCCCGTATCTAgttgggagagggaggcaggatgaATGGAGACAATGGCGACAGGAGAGCTCCTGTCTCTGAGCCTGAGGCAGTGGGCTCGGGTTGTACTCCTGCTGGCTCTTGGAAGGTCTTTCTGAGAGCCGCTGGGCAGCCGATTCAGGGGCTCCATCCCCTCATCTCCCAGGTGGGGACAGAACTCTTGCTGCCCATGCTAACAGACTCTAGCTTGGATTCACGATCAACCCAGGGGAGCTGAGATATAGTGACAGACACATTGTCAATagcttgggggggggggcataGATGAGAGAAGAAAGGCACAAAGGAGGGCATCCATGCACTGGCTCATCTTCTAGACCTTTCTTCCATCAGCCATGCTTGTGCCTATAACCAGTCTATGTATTTTGCCCCTTGTTTCCACAGACAGCTCCCCAGAAGAGAATGGCTCTGAGAAACAGCTCCTCAGTGACTGAGTCTATCCTTGTGGGATTATCAGAACAATTAGAGCTGCAGCTTCCCCTCTTCCTACTGTTCTTAGGGATCTTTGTGTTTACTGTGGTGGGCAACTTGGGCTTGATCACCTTAACTGGGCTGAATTCTAGCCTTCACACTCCTATGTACTTTTTCCTCTTCAACTTGTCTTTTATAGATCTCTGTTTTTCCTGTGTGTTTACCCCCAAAATGCTGAACGATTTTGTGTCAGAAAACATCATTTCTTACGTGGGATGCATGACTcaactctttttcttctgtttctttgtcaATTCTGAGTGCTGTGTGTTGGTATCGATAGTTTATGATTGCTATGTGGCTATCTGCAATCCTCTGCTGTACATGGTCACCATGTCGCCTCATGTCTGTTCTCTGATGATGTTTGGTTCGTATGTGATAGGGTTTTCTGGGGCCATGGCCCACACCAGAAGCATACTGAGACTGACCTTCCGTGATTCCAACATCGTTGACCATTACCTGTGTGAAGTCCTCCCCCTCTTGCAGCTTTCCTGCACCAGCATCCACGTCAATGAGCTggtgttttttattgttgttggcgTGGTCATCACAATACCCCTTATCAGTATATTCATCTCACGCTTTGATTCTCTCCAGTATCCTCCGTATTCCTTCCACTGAGGGCAGGTCCAAAGCCTTTAGCACATGTGGCTCCCACGTTGCTGTGACTCTGTTCTTTGGGTCAGGGGCATTCACCTATTTGAAAACCTCTTTTCCTGGATCTATGGACCAGAGTAAATTTGCCTCAGTCTTCTACCCCAGTGTGGTTCCCATGCTTACCCTCTGATCTACAGTTTGAGGAATAAGGATGTTAAAGTTGCTCTGAGAAAAACTCTGGAGAGAGTGCTCTTCTGATGGTTCTGTTTGTATCAGTTATGTACCGGTAAGCATCATACTCAAGAATCTTTTTATATACAGGTGTAGGAATTTTAATCTTGTTTCCTTAAGGGGGATGTTCTCTCTACTTAAAAAAATCGCACATGCCTTGCTTATACTCTTTTTGAGGTTTACACTGGTTCACTGCATGCAATTTAGCATCTATTAAGGGCCTATTGTTTACTGGACTCTATACTAGGTCCAAGAGATGAGCAAGATGAGGCTCTATGCCTTCCATCCTTTTCTTGGTAGGCTAAACGGGTTTCTCCAAGCAACTTTTCTGGCTGGGAGATGGGGCAGGTGGTGGTATGAAGGTCCAGGAgagtgaatttattttttcttcagttatgGGATCAGGCTGACCAAAGACGAAAGGTAGATATACCTTGGGCCATAGGTAAGGTAAGTCTCCCAACTCTTAGAGAGGTTGCTTGGCGAGGAAGATTGTAAATCATCCCTTTCATATACATCCATGTACACACAAGAGAACGCCTCACTTAAGAGTTCTCTACATGGCCTGAAATGTAAAGATAAATCAAACCTAAAATCTTTCTTTTCAAAACTCTTAGGCCATGGATTGGTAACCATGGGGTAGGTAGTTTATAACTGAGCCAAATTCTTGGGCCCTGGGCTCTAAGGCTGAAAGCAAAAGAATAAGGGAGAAATTCCGTGGATTTACAAGCTTATGTTAACTGCTACCTCTATCCTGCCTGAGATACTGTGCATATTATAGGCATTTAGGacaattcttttattatttacaatagattTAGATATTACTGTCTCTGAGactgtgtgtatgtacgtgtgtgtgtattatagTTAACTATTagagaatcaggaagaaagaggagtCACATTACACTTTCCACTTGCAGGAAGACTTGGAAGCAATCCTGATTTTGAGTGCCAAAGACTGCTCTGTACTACTCTGTTGAAGATTCTGCTATTCTATAATGGATAGCTCAGATTTTGAGGAGTACACCCTCATAAACTTCCCTGTGTGTTGGTAGGAAAGTGAACTTAGGGCCAAACCAACCCACATGGAAAGATGGGAGAATGGAGACTCATGGTGGGGTCAGAAGAATGGGACCCTCTCTGTGTAAAGACTAAAACTTGGGGTGTCCATGAGATCATCTGGAAAGAGCATTTGGTACTTTTGGATACCGAAGAGTCATATAAAGTActtggtttatatattttgctttgCTTATATTTTTCCGACTCACCCATAAAATTGGACAGCTGCATAGTGTATACCGGTATGAGAAACGAGGAAACAAGAGATGTAAGACCTTTCTCACATTTCTCTCTCTGCTGACACTTGTTAGAAGTGGCAGCATCGTACTGAGAAGAAAGGTAGTTCAAGTGTTCCAGGTCATGGCCAGAAGCAAGGCATCCTGAGATACAGCCGAGAACAGCACAGAGAAGCACCTGCAGCAAGGAACTGACTAAGGAGGAGGAGATGTGAGATAAAACTTATTTTCTCCAAATATGCTAAAGGGAGGGCGTTTTTGAAGGTAGAAAAATCCAATACTTGGATTATATCTGGATTATGATAAAAATGATACTTAACCTTTATTGAGCACTCTATGTCTGGGCACTGTTTAAGGTGCCTGACATATATTAACTCACTTCCTGCAATTGTGTTAATGCCATGCTGAACCACTGCTAGTCAGTCCTCTGGACTTAGCTGAACTCTACCCTCCAGAGGACTATCTAGGTCTAGGCATGTGGAGACCTGGGGATATTAGTAAGAGTCAAGAATAAGGAACAATAAGGATAAATATAATTTGATAtgcataaaggaaaaaattaccaTTAGTATAAATGAGTGGAAATAAGGGACAAAGCAAAACCATAAGGATGTGAGTGGAAAGGAATAATTATGAAATAAGTTCATTAAAGCCTAAGAATAACTTTATTTACATTCATCCCATATTGGCATTGGGGTAACTAGAGGTGAAAGCATAAGTATGACTTAATGAGACACCGGCTTGGAACCCTTTGTCACTGAAGATCTGAAACGACAAAAACTCAGAGGCTCTTTTCCTGGTTCTTGTAATAGCCAGTAAGAGCCATTTATTTCTCCCACATAAAAGACAACATTTCATAAATTATGAAGACCTTCACCTCTGTCACAAACTAAGGACGGGTCATCTTGCATACTCTTCTAGGTTGGTGTTGAGGAACTGCTGGTTCATAAATGGTCAACAAATAGGAACAGGTTTGGGGGCTTCTGCTTTACAGTAAGTGAAAAACATGATTTGACGCTCTGTGTCAGATGTCCTAAAGTGGGTCCCTCTGCGACAACAGCAACATTCTGTCACCTCATGACATCGTGACATTTTGACTTTCAGCAAGTGAAATTTTCTCTCTAGGAAGCATTATTAAAGTCGGGATTCCTCTGGGTTCAGTCTTTGGTCTACTTCTCCTTTTGGCTCTTCCTGGGACGGCTTTCCAGCTCCTGCGGCTCCAACAACCACATGTTTGACTCCTAAATCCATAACTCTAGTTTGGATCTATGTTTATAACCTACAATTAGTtataactagaaatatgaaagtaTCGTCAGATACCAAACAGAATTATGTAATAATTTGATGGTGACGTAGTTTTggagaatagaaaagaataaactactCTTGATAAACTACAATAAACTACACATTCTCCTACATTCTAAATAGGTAGGAGAACACAGAGGTAAGTGACAGACACCAAGTCCGCGAAGAACTTTCCAGTGGAGCTTGGGAGTGAAAGGCACTGCTCTAGGCTGTGGGGCAGTGATGCCTGTTCAGTGCTAAGCCTTAGCCCACGTGTTAGATTGACAAACATCGCCCTCTCTCCCCTCACACTTCCATAAAAGAAATCCGTCATTTACTaaatgctgcagctgctgatAACATAAGTGTGACTGCAGTGGCTTAAACACATGAAGGTCCATTTTTCTCTAACATAAAAGGCATCTAGAAGTAGGGAGTCCAGGGCTGATATGGCAGAGTCACCAAgaactctttcttctcttcttagcAGGGACTTCATTCTCGTGGATGCATCATGGCTTCCATATGGCTGCTAGACCTCATATGGTTTTGTCCACAGTCCAACCAGCAAGAAGACAAAGGGGCAAAGGGTGCTTTGCTTATTCAATGAGTGACTTTCACTGACATCTCACTAGCCACCCCTACTtacaagggagactgggaaactTGGCATTCAACTTCAGAAGACTGCCATCCAGGAGAAACGTTAGGATTTTGTTATTAATTAAGAAAGAGTAAATGGCTATTGGGTAGGCAATCAGCAACGTGTACCAAAGGACAGAATTGGTTCCACTTGCCAGGAGAGAGCAGTTCAGAAGTGAGCACCTTCCATCCCTATTATGGCTTCCTTACTTAGTTATACTTGGTTTCAAGtgtaagggagagagagagagacagagttaTTAATATTGCTAAATCTCTCACATTACAGTTATCTTTGTCTTTTTAGTATAAACGGACTTCTAGTAATTGAAGCTCTTATTTTCTTATGCTTTGAGATGCTCCCTCTTGATTTGTAGGTGTTTATTAGAAATggtaggagagaaaaataaactttcctcTATCCATCTTAGGTTCATTGACTAGGGCCCTAAAATTAGAATGATGAAAGagagattaacaagagaaaaacaaacagaagtgtATTTACATGCGTGGTGTACATACACACAGGAGTATTCAGGGATGAGTAACTCCAAggggtggttagaacttgggcttaAATAGCATCTTAACAAAGAATAAATTTGTAGAGAAATTACAAGATAGAGGAAAAGGGTTTTGAGCTTCTGGGGTAGTAAACTGTGGGAAATATATGGGGAAAACTAATGGAGGATAAAGTCTAATTAGTAATGTTTTTTAATGTAGGTTCTGCTGGTGAGGTCTCTGGGTTTAGAAGGGTCTAGAGTTGTCTCCAGTGATTAACTTCTGTCCCTAACTTCTGTCCCTTCTggtagagaagagagaggaacacCTCTACACATTTATGTGCTGCTTTTAGGTAAATAGGGAGAGATTTTCTTACATCTACTTTTTCTAAATAGTCTTCAGTTCAAAATCCTTATACCAGCATGGTATATTTTGGGTAGCATATACTCTGCTGCCATTAGGAACCATACCAAGAACAAAGTTACTGAGGGCACACAAAAATGcaattcaagggcttccctggtggcacagtggttaagaatccgcctgccaatgcaggggacacgggtttgggccctggtcggggaagatcccacatgccgcggagcaactgagcctgtgcaccacaactactgagcctgcgctctagagcccgcaaagcacaactactgaagcctctgtacctagagcccgtgctctgcaacaagagaagccaccgcaatgagaagcccgggtaccacaacgaagagtagcccctgctcgccacaactagagaaagcctgcacgcagcaatgaagacccaacacagccaaaaaaaaaaaaaaaattaaataaataaatttattttaaaaatgcaacttaAATAGGGCCACGGACAGCGGGGCTCATTGACAGCTAACAGAGAGATATGACAAGAAAAATTAGGCTAGGAAATCCATAATTTCACAGAACAGCAAGAAGACTTGCTTATCTTTTAAGATTCACCCAACCATTTATGGGTTCAACTGATACTCACTAAATTCTCACTAAGTCACAGGTGAAGAGTTCAAGATTTTCACTTAATGGGATCACTAGGACTTCAAACtgtctttttttccattaatatGTACAACCACATGCCCTAATTAATAAATAAGCTGAGGAGGGTTTGATTGATACTACTTTCTGAAAACTGAGAATCCGAATTAGGACATTTGCCTACTTAGAACAATTTGACATCTCCTTGGAAGAGGGACAAGAGTATTTACAAGCTGAcaattaataaaagaataagtATATTTAATAGTGTAAAATAGACACTAAGGAAGAATTATTTTTGGCTAAAACTTgatggtggagaaaagggagcagagaggataagaagaggaaatgtatTAGTTGTATTATTAAATTATAGTGATAATAGACACAGTAAGGgtattttataaagttattataaaagcATGCACCATTACAAAAGTACAAACCAAAATTTCACACACATaaggaggaagaaaggcaaaTCACGTAGTTAGTGatgtaaaataatgtaaatataaaatgagaagtATTAACATAAAATACTATGATAGAACTAAagcaaacatatataaataaatgtaaaagtccTCACCTCTTTATTAGTTGAAAAAGGATTAGAGTGGACCATAAAGCGAAAGACAAATCCATGTTACATAAAAAAACATATCTAAAACCAAGTGATTCAGAAAGATTGATAATAAAATAGTGGCCAAAGACATACTAAGTAAatgcaaacaaatgaacaaacgaaCAAGTATCAATAATATGGGTATCAACTAGAATGGAAGTCAGGCCAAAACTGTTAAGCAAGAAAACTATAATGTTACAGGGTAAATTTTACAATGTATATGTGAGCGTTGTGACTCTCTATGCCCTAAATAGTAAAACAGCAGGACCTATAAGAAGACAAAGACACACTAACGGAAGGAAACTTTAAGTTACCTTTCTCAGTTCATGATAAAACAAGGTtactgaaaaaacagaaaaagacatagaaaatCCTGTCTAAATataagaatcagaaaaatataatttatatatatcatttacatgatatactgtatataaatcatctgtacgtgtgtgtgtgtgtgtgtgtgtgtgtgtgtgtgtgtctagctCTGTTTCCTAGAAAC
Protein-coding regions in this window:
- the LOC132428923 gene encoding LOW QUALITY PROTEIN: olfactory receptor 8B4-like (The sequence of the model RefSeq protein was modified relative to this genomic sequence to represent the inferred CDS: inserted 3 bases in 2 codons), with amino-acid sequence MALRNSSSVTESILVGLSEQLELQLPLFLLFLGIFVFTVVGNLGLITLTGLNSSLHTPMYFFLFNLSFIDLCFSCVFTPKMLNDFVSENIISYVGCMTQLFFFCFFVNSECCVLVSIVYDCYVAICNPLLYMVTMSPHVCSLMMFGSYVIGFSGAMAHTRSILRLTFRDSNIVDHYLCEVLPLLQLSCTSIHVNELVFFIVVGVVITIPLISIFISXALILSSILRIPSTEGRSKAFSTCGSHVAVTLFFGSGAFTYLKTSFPGSMDQSKFASVFYPSVVPMLXPLIYSLRNKDVKVALRKTLERVLF